Within Saccharomonospora cyanea NA-134, the genomic segment ACACCGGGATGCCCGCGTCCTCGAACAGGCGGGCGGTGTAGGTGTCGTAGGCGGTGAGCATCGGCCACGGCTCGCCGCGTTCCTTCATCTCCTGCAGATGGTGGATGCGGACGCGTTTGCGTAGCGGCGCCTGCTCCGCGGGTGGCTGCCCGTAAGGTGCGGTGGTCTCCCCGCTTCCGGCAGCGTCCGGGTGTGCCTGGGGCGTGTCAGATGACATTGCTGTCGAACCGTCCTTCCCTCGAGGCCGCTCGGCGGTCCCCGGGTCGTGGATCGTTGGCGTCCTCCAGCGTCCCACCCACTGGAAACACTGCCCATCCCGCTGCGACGAGCTTCACATACCCGGCAACCGACGCGGTGAGTGATCACGCGCCTACCGCGAAAGAGTGATGCGTGGTAAGTAACTCGCCATGCTGTCGGGCCTGCATCGTGCCGAGCCACCCCTGGGTGCGGTCCGTCGGCTCACGGCGGTGTTGCTGTTCGTCGGTGCCGTGTCCCATGCCGGTTTCCTCGCCGAGACGTTCCTCGACACCGAGCTGTCGCCGTGGCACACCGTCCCGGCTCGCCTGGCCTCCGCCGGGCAGCCCTACCGCGAGGTGTTCCGGTACACCGACGGGGTCGCCGGAGCTGCCTTCGTGCTGGCCGGTCCCTCTCTGTTCCGCATCGCGCCCGTGCACTGGCCGGGCAGGCTCACCGTGGTGGTGCTGTTCGGGTACGGCCTGTTGCTGCTGCTCCGGGCGGCTTTCCCGCCCCAGTGCCTCCCCGAGGGGGCGGGGTTGTGTGCCCCGACCGGACATGTCGGCGACCTGTTGGTGCTGGCGGCGGGGGTGCAGTACGTCGGGGGACCGTTGATCGTGGGGGCCTGGTGGCGCGGTCGGTGGAGGGTGGTCACCCGGGCGCTGTTCGTGCTCCAGTTCGCGCTGTGGGCCGCGCTCGTCGCCGCGGGCTGGCTGCTCGACGGCCGCTTCGTGGGGCTGGCCGCGCGGCTGCAGACCCTCGGAGCCTCCGTGTTGTTCGGCGTCGGGGCCGTCTACATCCTCCGCATGGGCGGCGCGCGGCGGCCGCCGGAGCGGTCCCCGCAACCGGAAGGGTCCACCCCGTGCCTGGGCTGATCGGGCCCGTCGCCGACGAACGCGAGGGACTGCTCGACTACCTCGCGCAGCAGCGGTACGTGTTGTGCCTCGCAGCGTACGGGCTGACCGACCAGCAGATCCGGAGGACACCGACGGTGAGTTCGCTGAGCATCGGCGGCATCCTCAAACACGTCTGCCGCACGGAGCGGATTTGGATCGACATCGTGTGCGGTCTCGGGCTGACCGATCCCGGCGACGATCTGCGGCTCGCGCCCGGCGAAACCCTCGCAGACCTCATCGGGGAGTACGAGCGGGTGGCCACGCGTACCGAGGAGGTCGTCGCGGACATCGACGACCTCGGCCGCCCCGTGCCCGTGCCCCGCGACGTGCCGTGGTTCCCGGACGACGTGGACGCGTGGTCGGTGCGGTGGGTGTTGCTGCACCTGATCGAGGAGACGGCCCGGCACGCCGGGCACGCCGACATCATCCGGGAGTCGATCGACGGCGCCACCGCGTTGCCGCTCATGGCAGCGGCGGAGGGCTGGCCGCAGACCCCGTGGCTGTCACCGTGGCGCCCGCCGGCGCGGCCCGGTCAGAGGTCGAACAGCGCCGGTTGGTCGCCGTGAACTCGTTCCACGCTGAGCAGCCGCTGTTTGGTGCCGACCCCGCCTGGCCCGGAGAACCCGCCGATCGCGCCGTTCGCGCCCAGCACCCGGTGACACGGGACGATGGGCGGGAACGGGTTGGCCCCCAGCGCGCGGCCAACGGCCCGCGCCGCGTGCGGTTCGCCGAGGTGGGCGGCGACGTCGCCGTACGTCACCGTGTGGCCCACCGGTACCGTGCGCACGAACTCGTAGACCCGGCGGTGGAACGCGGGCACGGTGGTCAGGTCGAGCGGCACGTCCGAAAGATCCACCGCCTCGCCGCGCAGCAGCGACACCACACCGTCGACCGCGGGCTGTAGCGACACGGGGACGGGAGCCTCCACCGCATCCGGCACCACGGTGACGAGGTGCGAGCGGACGTCGTCGGCGTCGGCCTCGGGAAGCAGGCCGCGCACCACGGTGCCCGCCCGCCAGGCGATCCCGCAGTGTCCG encodes:
- a CDS encoding DinB family protein produces the protein MPGLIGPVADEREGLLDYLAQQRYVLCLAAYGLTDQQIRRTPTVSSLSIGGILKHVCRTERIWIDIVCGLGLTDPGDDLRLAPGETLADLIGEYERVATRTEEVVADIDDLGRPVPVPRDVPWFPDDVDAWSVRWVLLHLIEETARHAGHADIIRESIDGATALPLMAAAEGWPQTPWLSPWRPPARPGQRSNSAGWSP
- a CDS encoding methylated-DNA--[protein]-cysteine S-methyltransferase; translated protein: MTTEPTGFAVFGTSLGHCGIAWRAGTVVRGLLPEADADDVRSHLVTVVPDAVEAPVPVSLQPAVDGVVSLLRGEAVDLSDVPLDLTTVPAFHRRVYEFVRTVPVGHTVTYGDVAAHLGEPHAARAVGRALGANPFPPIVPCHRVLGANGAIGGFSGPGGVGTKQRLLSVERVHGDQPALFDL
- a CDS encoding DUF998 domain-containing protein; the protein is MLSGLHRAEPPLGAVRRLTAVLLFVGAVSHAGFLAETFLDTELSPWHTVPARLASAGQPYREVFRYTDGVAGAAFVLAGPSLFRIAPVHWPGRLTVVVLFGYGLLLLLRAAFPPQCLPEGAGLCAPTGHVGDLLVLAAGVQYVGGPLIVGAWWRGRWRVVTRALFVLQFALWAALVAAGWLLDGRFVGLAARLQTLGASVLFGVGAVYILRMGGARRPPERSPQPEGSTPCLG